The Candidatus Abyssobacteria bacterium SURF_5 DNA segment TTGCCGAAAGGTTGCTTTCACAACTCCTTTCTAGCAGAAGAGTTCGAAGATGTCCATTCATTTTTACTAAAGATCACCAACTAATTTGGAGAAGAACCAGTTTTGTTTTGGATAATCCGGCCAAAAAGGTCGAGTTCTACGGCTTAAGAGTGCTGTCATCCCCGCGAAAGCAAGAATCCATCTTCATTTCAGCAGTGATTTCTTCTTCTGGCGCTTCTTTTCACGTCCGCTTCCCCAAAGACTCAAGCACGGCTTTAACCAGGATCGGCCAGGCGATCGTCGCATCCGAACGGACTTCCGCAAAGCGCCCGCCTTCTTCGCGCGGAAGAAATTTTCCCCAGGAGACGCCCTCCGTGTACGGACACCCGCTCAGACCGCCCCAGTGGACCGGTTCAGGGCAAATCCTGACGCCGTACTTGAAGCGGGGGATGGAGAATTCAGTGCCCAGCCGCATATTGATGATGTCAAAGAATGGGCCTACCTGCTGCCCCCAATTACGAGGGACGCCTCCGCCGATCGTGAAGATGCCCAGTGTCTTCGCCCGTTGAATGCGGCGAGCGTAATCGAAAAGGTCGAGGAACGGATTGAACGGCGGAACCGAAGTGAAAAACTTGTTGACATCGACCTCATCGCCCTTTTTCGTGCTGAGCGCCAGCGAATGAGTAGCCACATCCAAACCGAGCTCCGAATCGGTGAAGGCGGGGACATAAATGGGAACCCCGCGCCGATATGCAGAAGCAAGAACGCTCGGCTCTTGCCCTTGCTCGACCAGGCGCTTTCCGAACTCTCGATTGATCTCACTCGAGCAGGTCGGCCGGGTCCAGTCGAAATCCTTGAGAACGCTCCGGGTGAATTTCTCGGCCTGCGACAAATTGGCCTCCATCTCAAGGGTGTCGTAGACCCGATTGTATCCCCATTTATAGAGGGTGCTGTCGGGGATTTTGGGATCATGCTTATAATGAACGCCGCCGATGGCTTCGGTCAATCCGTGAGCCATCAGTGCGCCCGTGCTGATCAGGATGTGGATCAGTCCGTTGTCGATCATATCGCACAGAACTTTTCCCATTTTTGCGATGGTCATCGCGCCGGACAAAGTGGCCACAATGGTGCAGGACGGATCCCGCGCCATCTCCATGAAAACCTCGTAAGCTTCTCCCAATTCGCGCCCGCCAAAAGCCGTTTTCGACATTTGGCGAAGTAGATCGGAGAAGGTGCTCACCTTTTGCAGGTCAAGTGTTTCGAGCGGCTCAAGGCCGTCTTCCCGGCCGTCATGCAGCGTCCTATCCACGAATAATCTCCCCTCGGGTTGTGAATGTATCGCAAAAATTTCTCTTTTTCATTGATCACCGGAACCGGTCCGGGCTTGCCTCGGAATTGAGGAAATTCTATAGAAGCTGTCGGCGAGTGTCAAGGTTTGGACGGGAACCCATATACGTGCTAGAATAGCACGCCCCTTTCTTTCCCGGCTTCCCAAAGGAGGAACTTCATGAGTAATACCATACTGATCAAGAATGGAACGGTGATGGACGGCTCCGGCTCGCCCGCCTACAGAGCTGATATTCTGATCGAACAAGACCGCATTGCCGATATCGGATCGTTTCCCAATGCGAACGCCGCGAAAACGATAGACGCGGCAGGTCTCGCAATCGCTCCAGGATTTATCGATGTCCATACCCATCTGGATTTTTTCCTGCCGTGCCGCCGTCATGCCACCGTTCTCGAGAGCTGGGCGCGACAGGGGGTAACCACCATCATTGCCGGCAACTGCGGCCTGAGTCCTGCGCCAATCAACCATGCTTATGAGGAAACGGTCAGCACATACTGGAACTTCTCGCTTCCATACGACGGCCTCTCGTACGAATGGACTACGATGGCGGAGTACCTGAATTTCCTGGAAAGGAACGGGCAGGCCTTCAACACGGCCATCCTCACCGGCCATGGCATGCTCAGAACGAATGTCATGGGATTTCAGGCGCGCTTTGCGAATCCAGACGAGATATCTCAAATGAAGCGTATGCTGAAGGAATCGCTCGAAGGCGGCTCTATCGGTCTGTCGCTCGGCCTCTACTACGTGCCCGGCATCTACTCGAATACCGACGAGATCATGGAGATATCCTCGGTCCTGCGCGACTATCATGCGCCGCTGGTTCCGCATACGCGCGGGATGAGCGAAACATATCCGGAGGCCGTTCAGGAAGTCGTATCGGTTGCCGAGGAGGCGCAGATTCCTTTGCACATCTCTCATTTTGGCAGCTTCGTGCGCGATGACCCATCCGTGCTTGAGCGCGCAATAACGACGGTGAGGGAAGCCGCTCAGCGCGGAGTGAAAATCGGGCATGACTATATTCCCTATTCCACCGGATCGACGGCGCTGATCTCGCTCTTTCCGCCTGAAGTGTTTGACGGCGGATTGGACAAGTTTTTCGCGCGGATCGAGGACCCGGTCGTTCGCCGGCGCATCGTGCACGGCTGGGAAACCGTCGTGCCGGCTTGGCCGAATTGGGAACATAGCTGGTGGACCGATAACCACTACCATAACGCCTTCAGCTCCTGGTCGCTGATCTGCTTGAGCGGGTTCCGCAAAGAAAAGAACACGCAGTTCGAGAACATGAGCGTCGACCAGATCGCCGCCACCTTGAACAGGGATCCGTTCGAAACGGTATTCGATCTTACTTTGGAGGAGGAAGGAAAACTTATTGTGACCGGCGGCGGTTTCGATAATCCAATGGACGACGAGCACATCATGAAGGCTCTGTGCGATCCCGATTGCTCCGTCGCCACCGACATCGTCGGCGCCGACTTCAACTCAATAAATCCGGTCGCCTACGGCGCCTTCACCCGGGTGCTCGGAAGGTTTGCACGCGATGCGGGCGTGATGACGCAGGAAGAAGCCATCCGCAAAATGACCTCGCTTCCCGCCAAACAGATGGGATTGAAGGAACGCGGTTCACTCAAGAAGGGTTTTTACGCCGACATCACGGTTTTCAATCCGAAAACCGTCATCGACCGGGCAACTTTCGGGAATCCATATCAATTCTCGGACGGAATAGAATACGTGCTGATCAACGGAAAGCCGGTTCTGGAGCGCGGAACATACAATGCCGGCGCTTTCGCGGGAAAGGTGCTCAGACGGACATAACGCGCTGACGGCGCGCTTTTGCGGCGTGCCGGTTTTATGACGTTCTTGAGCGGCAGCCGACTCTTGCTGCGCTCGTTGCGGGAATACCGGAAAACGAACATAAAGAGAAGTTGCTAAAGCCTGTAAACACTGTTGCCCCTCTAGCATCAGAGAACAGCCGGGACGGCATCAGTCTGCAGCGTTCTCCCCATCACGCGCACGAAGGGCTCGATCTGATGCATCATCTCTCCGAACTGCTCCATATTTAAGCTTTGCGCGCCGTCGCTCAGAGCCCTGTCCGGGCTTGGATGCACCTCCACCAGCAGACCATCGGCTCCCGCAGCAACCGCAGCGCGAGCCATCGGGATCACCAACTCTCGAACACCCGTTCCATGACTCGGATCAACCACGACCGGCAGGTGCGTCTCCTGCTTCGCAACGGCAACAGCGCTCAGGTCGAGTGTGTTGCGGGTCATCGTTTCAAATGAGCGGATACCGCGCTCGCATAAAATGACGTTCGGGTTTCCGTTTGCAAGCAGGTATTCGGCGGCCATCAGCCACTCTTCAATCGTGCAGGCCATCCCGCGTTTCAACAGGACCGGTTTCTGGCTTTCGGCGACCTTGCAAAGGAGCGCCGTGTTCTGCGCATTTCTCGTTCCGATCTGAATCAGGTCGGCCGACGCGACGACCGCACCGAGATGCGCCTCGGAAAGGAGTTCGGTCACCACCGGCAGACCCGTCAGCTCTCTTGCCCGTTCCAACAAGCGCAGGCCTTCGTTGCCGAGACCCTGGAAACTGTATGGCGAGGTGCGCGGTTTGAAGGCCCCTCCGCGCAGCACATGAGCACCGTGGATCTTGATTCCTTCCGCGGCCTCTAATATCGTTTCCTCTTCCACACAGCACGGCCCCGCCATTACAACGAATGTATCGCCGCCTACCGGGGTTCCGGAAACATCTATGATGCTTGCATGTGGATGAACGAGACGGCTGGCCAGCTTATATTGTTTTGAAATGGGGATTACCGACTCGACGAAATCGAGAGCGGCAAATCCGGCGAGGGCTTCGGCCCATCCATTGGTCTCCACTGCAATCAACAGGGTGCGTTCTTTGCCTCGGGAAATGCGGCAGCGACAGCCTGCCCGGCGGGCTTTTTCGGCAACGCTTTCGATATCGTCCTGCGTGGCCTCTTTTTTCAGTACAATTACCATCGTCCTCACTCCTTCACGCTCTTCTGATCAGACCCGACAGCTTGAATTTTCGCCAAAAAACAAAAAAGGCCGCGGGCTTTTATGCCCGTGGCCTGTTTACTTATCTGTGTGGGGAGCTAATTATTCAAGGCGGACGGGCACAGGACGCCACCAGCTAAAGTAATAAAACCAAAAGTTTCTTACTGCCGGCGTCATCCTGTGACTTTCCTTGAAAAAATGTAACTCCACTCTTTCGAATTTAAACTATTATATCAGCGAATTAGAAAAAGTCAAGTCTTTTTACGGTTTTTGTTGCGTCCGCGGAAATTCTCCTAATATGCCTCCTCCGGTAAACGAATTCCTTCGGGCGCAGGAAGCTGATCTTCCGGCGGGATTTCAGCTTCCTCAGCGGCGGGAGGAACTGTCTCCGGTTCGGCCTCCTCTTCAGGCGCAGGCGGCGGCGCCTCATCTCTTGCGCCTCCGCCAATGAACATGGGATTGACTTCGGGGCTCGAAATTGGGCCGGTAACGGCGAAATCCGTTGAGATTACGGCTTCCTTTGCTCCCTTGAGGATACCTCCAATAAGCGGGATTTCGGCCATGACCGAGGTAAGGGCTCCAAGCGGGGTTGCCGAAACCCGCAAATCCACGGTTTTGCTAATGTAATCTATTTCACCGGTTGCTATTAAATCTATAATGCCGCCGTGGAATCGAAAGTCGTCCACTTGTGCTGTTCCTTCCGCCAGAACAAAATCGCCTTCGATCGTTGTATACGCAACCGAAGTTATGTCCAATGACCTGCCGCCGGTTCTGAACAAGTTGATAACCGTATTGGCAACAACTATTTCGCGCAGCCCGGGTATCAGGACGGTGCCCAAAGGTATCTGGGTAAAGTTGATGATGGTTGTGAGGACGGGAGATTGTTCCACTTTTCCGCCTCTGGCGGTGGCCTCGATGTCCCCCTTCAGTGAACTCAGAGTCTGCTCGTTATTGCCGGCCACCCCCTGTACTGTTACTTTGGCATCAAGGGAGCCGGTCATCTGTCCCGCGATAACATCGAATTGATCCAACATCTCCGCTATCTTCATATCCCTGGCCTCGAGGTTCGCCTTCCATAGAACCTGCTGAGGAGAGGGAGTAAATTCCAGGATTCCTCGCAATTCCCCACTAAAAATAATGACGGAAAAGGGATCAAGAACAAGACTTTCTTCAGGTGATGTTAATGTCGTCGAGAGAGCCCCTGTCTCGATCCCTCTCGTATAAACCGAATCCGCTTCTATTACCAGGTTCAATGCGATATCTTGGAGTAAAGGGGCGCGCGGCTCACCTTCCCGCGTGTCCTCCGTTTCAATGGCAGCCATTATTTTCTCGATGTCCATCCTCTGCGTGCGTAATGTTCCTCGAATAGTGGGTGACGAGAAATCGGTAAGCTCCACATCAAGATTGTATGGAGACTGAGCGAACGAAAATTGTGCGTTTTGAACGCCCACCTCCTGGTCGGCGACCCGCAACTGAGCATTCAGCCCGGTGATCGGCTCCTTCAGCGGGCCCGCCGTGAGCTCGGCATTCCGAAGTGTCACATCCCCCCGATACTGCACTTCGCGGACCGTTTGCGCTTCCTTTGAAATGGTCGCGTCGAATGTCATCTCGCCCTCCGGAAACGCCACGGCCGGAAGCCGGTCCAGCAATCGAAGCGGGAAATCGGCGGCTTCAAAAGTTGCCTCTGCCCATGGCGCTTTCTCCGACCCGAGGCTGCCCTTGCCGCTAACGGAGGAATCTCCCATAGTCAGTTCGAATTCGTCGACGCTCAGCGCCTGACCGAACGAATATCGGCCGGCGGTTGAAAGCGAGCCGGGAGCCTGAATATCTTTTCGCAGGACATTGGGAATGGTGAATCCCGCCCTTTCCAGATTCAGATCAGTGCGAAATACGACTTCTTGTTTTGTGGCCCTTACCGAAATTTCGCCTTCCACCACCCCATCAGGCTCAAGACGGTACGCGAGTGATTCGTCCAATGCGGTAAAAAGCGGCTCCGGTACGATAAGTGTTTCTCCGGAGAACTCGGCAGACCTCTCATCCGACCATAGGTTTGTCGCGGTCCCGGAAAGCGAACCCCTGCTGTTTCCGAAATTTACGATGACGCTGTCGACCCGGAAGGTGCCTGCATCCGCCTCAAGGACGCCTGCCAGAGTACCCTCTGTGGGAATGCCTCTGGTTACGCTTCGATCAAAGGCGTACGTGCCGGTCATACGCACATTGTCCAGCGGACCTTTTCCCTCGGCTGAGAAAGCCGCCACTTGTGCCTTCTCTTCAAGAGCGACTCCTCCCAATTCGGATAGCGGCCCTTCTTTCAAGGCGGTTCCGGAAACTTGCAAATCGATGGTGGGCCGGGGGGCCTGAAGATTCGATATTGTTCCCACGAAATCTGCGCGCAAAGGAGGGAGATATAAAGACGCCGCATCGATCAGCACTTGCCCTCTTCTCAGTCGAACGGTTGCGACTATGCCTTTGATGGCCAAAAGCATGTCCCGGTCTCTTTCAAATATCTGGATAATTCCGTTCCGAATGAAAATCGGACCCAAAGTGACTTCCGCACCGGGTTCCTCCTCCTGCGATTGAGGCTCGACCATTTTCTCAAAGTTCCAGGCGCCGCCCTCGGTTCTCCTTAAATTCACGAGCGGCGACCCAAGCTCGATTCTCGT contains these protein-coding regions:
- a CDS encoding deoxyhypusine synthase, with amino-acid sequence MDRTLHDGREDGLEPLETLDLQKVSTFSDLLRQMSKTAFGGRELGEAYEVFMEMARDPSCTIVATLSGAMTIAKMGKVLCDMIDNGLIHILISTGALMAHGLTEAIGGVHYKHDPKIPDSTLYKWGYNRVYDTLEMEANLSQAEKFTRSVLKDFDWTRPTCSSEINREFGKRLVEQGQEPSVLASAYRRGVPIYVPAFTDSELGLDVATHSLALSTKKGDEVDVNKFFTSVPPFNPFLDLFDYARRIQRAKTLGIFTIGGGVPRNWGQQVGPFFDIINMRLGTEFSIPRFKYGVRICPEPVHWGGLSGCPYTEGVSWGKFLPREEGGRFAEVRSDATIAWPILVKAVLESLGKRT
- a CDS encoding D-aminoacylase, which produces MSNTILIKNGTVMDGSGSPAYRADILIEQDRIADIGSFPNANAAKTIDAAGLAIAPGFIDVHTHLDFFLPCRRHATVLESWARQGVTTIIAGNCGLSPAPINHAYEETVSTYWNFSLPYDGLSYEWTTMAEYLNFLERNGQAFNTAILTGHGMLRTNVMGFQARFANPDEISQMKRMLKESLEGGSIGLSLGLYYVPGIYSNTDEIMEISSVLRDYHAPLVPHTRGMSETYPEAVQEVVSVAEEAQIPLHISHFGSFVRDDPSVLERAITTVREAAQRGVKIGHDYIPYSTGSTALISLFPPEVFDGGLDKFFARIEDPVVRRRIVHGWETVVPAWPNWEHSWWTDNHYHNAFSSWSLICLSGFRKEKNTQFENMSVDQIAATLNRDPFETVFDLTLEEEGKLIVTGGGFDNPMDDEHIMKALCDPDCSVATDIVGADFNSINPVAYGAFTRVLGRFARDAGVMTQEEAIRKMTSLPAKQMGLKERGSLKKGFYADITVFNPKTVIDRATFGNPYQFSDGIEYVLINGKPVLERGTYNAGAFAGKVLRRT
- the aroF gene encoding 3-deoxy-7-phosphoheptulonate synthase yields the protein MVIVLKKEATQDDIESVAEKARRAGCRCRISRGKERTLLIAVETNGWAEALAGFAALDFVESVIPISKQYKLASRLVHPHASIIDVSGTPVGGDTFVVMAGPCCVEEETILEAAEGIKIHGAHVLRGGAFKPRTSPYSFQGLGNEGLRLLERARELTGLPVVTELLSEAHLGAVVASADLIQIGTRNAQNTALLCKVAESQKPVLLKRGMACTIEEWLMAAEYLLANGNPNVILCERGIRSFETMTRNTLDLSAVAVAKQETHLPVVVDPSHGTGVRELVIPMARAAVAAGADGLLVEVHPSPDRALSDGAQSLNMEQFGEMMHQIEPFVRVMGRTLQTDAVPAVL
- a CDS encoding AsmA family protein, which translates into the protein MTPPDDGQDDGKRRVFRIIFAIFLSILLLVILFIALLLFFPREQIRKYIQNQLARRLDNQVEIYGLRIDYFSPAKLVMSQVVITDPETSLQEFRAREVVLHINPLNFFRDENPITRIELGSPLVNLRRTEGGAWNFEKMVEPQSQEEEPGAEVTLGPIFIRNGIIQIFERDRDMLLAIKGIVATVRLRRGQVLIDAASLYLPPLRADFVGTISNLQAPRPTIDLQVSGTALKEGPLSELGGVALEEKAQVAAFSAEGKGPLDNVRMTGTYAFDRSVTRGIPTEGTLAGVLEADAGTFRVDSVIVNFGNSRGSLSGTATNLWSDERSAEFSGETLIVPEPLFTALDESLAYRLEPDGVVEGEISVRATKQEVVFRTDLNLERAGFTIPNVLRKDIQAPGSLSTAGRYSFGQALSVDEFELTMGDSSVSGKGSLGSEKAPWAEATFEAADFPLRLLDRLPAVAFPEGEMTFDATISKEAQTVREVQYRGDVTLRNAELTAGPLKEPITGLNAQLRVADQEVGVQNAQFSFAQSPYNLDVELTDFSSPTIRGTLRTQRMDIEKIMAAIETEDTREGEPRAPLLQDIALNLVIEADSVYTRGIETGALSTTLTSPEESLVLDPFSVIIFSGELRGILEFTPSPQQVLWKANLEARDMKIAEMLDQFDVIAGQMTGSLDAKVTVQGVAGNNEQTLSSLKGDIEATARGGKVEQSPVLTTIINFTQIPLGTVLIPGLREIVVANTVINLFRTGGRSLDITSVAYTTIEGDFVLAEGTAQVDDFRFHGGIIDLIATGEIDYISKTVDLRVSATPLGALTSVMAEIPLIGGILKGAKEAVISTDFAVTGPISSPEVNPMFIGGGARDEAPPPAPEEEAEPETVPPAAEEAEIPPEDQLPAPEGIRLPEEAY